A window of Pectinophora gossypiella chromosome 12, ilPecGoss1.1, whole genome shotgun sequence contains these coding sequences:
- the LOC126371628 gene encoding uncharacterized protein LOC126371628: MFRCIALNPTHASLQNILWREDPNQEIKCIQLTTVTYGLKSSSFLATRCLYELADMHEGELPLASYILKNCTYVDDILYANFDLNTTIEAKNQVTQLLERGSFHTHKWASNVPQILQNIPENEQQFDNIDFEKDNFNLKTLGINYNVKDDCFIITCPTKFGDRPVTKREVLSFISKFYDPPGFVAPIIITAKSFIQTLWAANISWDSPLTGDLREKWLLFVKSLDSMAPITLQRNINTSHASSTQLIGFADASSTTAYGCCIYLRVIHEGNARLYLLCSKSRVNPLNKPLTVPRLELNAVLLLAKLMVKVHKAISTKITVDNTYLFTDSKIVLAWIGTQITQLNAYVANRVQVVAQLTAGWTWHYVPTHDNPADCITRGVTPQELAGNTLWWRGPTFLRNHEYRFDERLFLAIKTTGEACSGTLAFV; the protein is encoded by the coding sequence atgtttcggTGCATTGCTTTAAATCCTACTCATGCCTCATTACAGAACATCCTGTGGAGAGAGGATCCCAACCAGGAGATCAAATGCATTCAGCTGACCACCGTCACCTACGGTCTCAAAAGCTCCAGCTTCCTCGCGACGCGGTGCCTGTATGAGCTCGCAGATATGCATGAGGGGGAGCTACCTCTTGCTtcctatattttaaaaaattgtaCATATGTTGATGACATATTGTATGCAAACTTTGATCTGAATACTACAATAGAAGCTAAAAATCAAGTAACACAATTGTTAGAAAGGGGTAGCTTTCACACACATAAATGGGCGTCCAATGTTCCTCAAATTCTGCAAAATATCCCAGAAAATGAGCAACAATTTGATAATATTGACTTTGAAAAagataatttcaatttaaaaacattgggCATTAACTATAATGTAAAAGATGACTGCTTTATCATAACCTGTCCCACAAAGTTCGGTGACAGGCCTGTAACTAAACGAGAAGTTCTCAGTTTCATATCAAAGTTTTATGATCCCCCTGGGTTTGTAGccccaataataataactgcaAAGAGCTTCATACAGACACTGTGGGCTGCGAATATCAGTTGGGATTCTCCCTTGACAGGTGATCTGAGGGAAAAATGGTTGTTGTTTGTTAAAAGCTTAGATAGCATGGCACCTATTACTTtgcaaagaaatataaatacttcACATGCATCGTCAACACAGCTCATTGGGTTTGCTGATGCTTCCAGCACGACGGCTTACGGCTGCTGCATTTATTTGAGAGTGATACATGAAGGTAATGCACGCTTATACTTACTTTGCTCCAAGTCCCGTGTTAACCCGCTTAACAAGCCACTAACTGTGCCCCGACTGGAACTGAATGCTGTACTACTGCTGGCCAAGTTAATGGTAAAAGTACATAAAGCTATTAGCACAAAAATAACAGTGGATAATACTTACTTGTTTACTGACTCAAAAATAGTCCTAGCGTGGATTGGCACACAGATAACGCAGCTTAACGCTTATGTGGCAAACAGAGTCCAAGTTGTAGCACAGTTAACGGCCGGGTGGACTTGGCACTACGTCCCTACTCATGACAACCCTGCGGACTGCATCACGCGCGGCGTGACTCCCCAGGAGCTTGCGGGCAACACCTTGTGGTGGCGCGGCCCTACATTCCTGCGAAATCATGAGTATAGGTTTGATGAAAGGTTATTTTTAGCTATCAAGACAACAGGGGAAGCCTGTTCCGGCACGTTGGCGTTCGTGTAA
- the LOC126371630 gene encoding uncharacterized protein LOC126371630 translates to MADYATLVSARGYVKSSITRLYNFVKSDAFDKATKSILLAKRERLISAFKDYEGYNMKILTTKPQGPESAEDVGEQEDKYVEILARLNDAIAAFDKEDDQLKTNKEATLPLAQIKLPNVQICTFTGKYYGEGREKTAYVDRIPRIHGKESHGTGNCRRSSTTVAVAGLLCKGTRSKAAECLTMCCATSSMPILSSCLIKSCRMWTAAPLLPQLRASSARNLAIY, encoded by the exons atggcaGATTATGCCACCTTAGTGAGTGCCAGAGGTTATGTGAAATCGTCTATAACgagattatataattttgtgaaGTCTGATGCCTTTGATAAGGCTACGAAATCGATCCTTCTAGCCAAAAGGGAGCGACTTATTTCTGCGTTCAAGGATTACGAGGGCTACAACATGAAAATATTAACTACAAAACCGCAAGGCCCCGAGAGCGCGGAAGATGTCGGCGAGCAAGAAGATAAGTACGTCGAGATATTGGCTAGATTGAACGACGCCATTGCGGCTTTTGATAAAGAAGATGACCAACTCAAGACTAACAAAGAAGCTACACTACCTCTGGCCCAAATAAAACTGCCTAACGTGCAAATATGTACATTTACAGGGAAATATT ATGGAGAGGGACGTGAAAAAACAGCCTACGTTGATAGAATTCCTAGAATACATGGAAAAGAGAGCCATGGCACTGGAAACTGTAGACGGAGCTCAACAACAGTCGCCGTCGCCGGGCTGCTCTGCAAGGGCACCCGCTCCAAAGCCGCTGAGTGTCTCACCATGTGCTGCGCAACCTCCTCCATGCCCATTCT ATCCTCCTGCCTAATCAAGAGCTGCAGAATGTGGACAGCGGCGCCGCTGCTTCCCCAGCTCCGTGCATCATCAGCACGCAATTTGGCCATATATTAG